The Bacteroidia bacterium genomic interval GGTTCACCTTGTTGTGCAGGCGGCCTGCGGTATCAATGATCACCACATCCGCTCCCTGGCTTAATCCGGATTGCACAGAATCATAAGCTACTGCTGCCGGGTCGGCCCCCATGCCGCGGCTGATGAGCGGTACGCCAACACGTTCGCTCCATATCTTTATCTGATCTACGGCTGCAGCCCGGAATGTATCAGCCGCACCCAGCAAAACCTTGTAACCTTGTGCCTGTAGCTGATGTGCCAGCTTACCGATGGTGGTGGTTTTGCCTACGCCATTCACACCCACCACAAGGATCACGTAAGGCTTTTTGTCTGCAGGAATGGAGAACTCCCGGTATACCGGCTGATTGTTTTCTGCCAGAAGTTTTGATATTTCGTCCTTCAGCAGCTTATTCAATTCTGCAGAATTGAGGTACCGGTCTTTTGCCACCCGCGTTTCCAGGCGTTCAATGATCTTGATGGTGGTATTTACGCTTACGTCTGCCTGCACCAGAATTTCTTCGAGTTCATCCAGGAATTCTACATCAACGGTAGTTTTCCCTGCCAGAGCTTTTCCCAGTTTATTGAAAAATGTAGACCGGGTTTTCTCCAGCCCTTCATCCAGCGTTTTCTTTTCGCCTTCTTCTGGTCGTGGCTTATTCTTTTTTCCTTTAAAGAAATCGAACATAAACGTTGTGTTTACACGGGTTCATAAATAAAAAAAGCCTCCCTAATCACTGGGAAGCTTTTTTATGACAGAAGATGGTTGTTATTTTTTAACATATTCCTTTACCATGTCTTTTGGAATGATTCGCTCCTTAAACGTGTATTTTCCTGATTTGGGTGATATTTCAGACACGATCACTTTGACCCAGTCTTTCGCACCCTTCTTCTGCATTTTGGATATCGTCTTAGCCATAGTGCCGCTTATTTAATTTCTTTGTGAACGGTGTGTTTACGCATGATGGAATTGTATTTTTTCAATTCCAGGCGCTCAGGAGTATTTTTCCTGTTCTTGGTCGTGATATAGCGTGAGGTACCGGGAATGCTTGTGGTTTTTTGTTCCGTGCACTCGAGGATTACCTGCACCCTGTTTCCTTTTTTTGCCATTTCTTAAAGTATTTTCTTGCCTTTCTTTTCAAGTTCCATGATGAAGTTGTAGATCCCTTTTTTGTCAATGGTGCGCATTGCCTTTGTGGAAATACGCAGGGCTACGGTTTTCTTCAATTCCGGAATATAGAACTTCTTATCCTGCAGATTGGGATAAAATCTGCGCCTGGTCTTACTATTGGAGTGAGAAACTTTATTCCCAAACATTGCCTTCTTACCTGTCAATTCACAAACTCTGGACATAACATCGCTGATTTTAGGGGTGCAAATATCTGCAAATATATTGAGATCAACAAAACAATTCTGAAGCTGATAACAGCCTGAGGGAAATGCCTACTTATCCTTATTATTACCGCCACCGCCAAAGGAAAGCACTGAAAAATTAAGGTAACGATGCGGATTCTTTTTAATGTCCAGCACCAGATTATCCAGGTCTCTGGTTGCCGCTTCCAGGTTTTGGTAGAGTTTGGGATCATTTACGAGCATTCCCAGGCTGCCCTCGCCATTGTTGACTTTTATCAGAATATCTTCCACTTCTTCTAATGCTGCATAAGCCCGCTCCACGGTTCCTTTAAAGTCGGTCGCAGCAAGGGAATCGCTGATCTGCGCAAGGTTATTATTGATGATGGTAAAGGTATCCAGATTTGAGTTCAGCTTTGTAGAGATCTGCTCTACCGTAGTCAGGATCCTGCTCAGCTTCACCGATTCGGAAGTAGCCATCCTGTCAAAGGTACTGGTGGTGTTTTCCACATTCTTCAACGTTTGCGCTATGCTCCTGAAGCTGCCTTCAATATCGGCCTTAGTGTTGGTATCCAGTACCTCCTGAAAAATTCCGAGGAGCGAGTCAAGGCTGCCTATCAGGCTTACGGTTTTTTGCTGCAACGGGTTCAGCACTTCATTGATAGATTCGGTGAGGCTAACTTCAATATCTCCGGCAATCGTGTCGCCATCCTCAACGAACGACATGCTTTCGCCCGGCACCACCTCAAGGGCTTTGGTTCCCAGCAGGTCAGTGCTGAAAATGCGGGCAACCGAATTATGGGCAATATTCGCCTCGTCCCGGATGGAGAAAGAAATCAGAATACGCGGATTGACGCCATACTCGATCACTTCAATGCTCTCCACCTTTCCTACTTGGTAGCCGTACATAAACACCGGGTCAGAAACTGAAAGGCCGTTAATTTTTTGATAAGAGGAGTATAGCTTTTTGGTACTTTTAAAAAGGTCATTTCCTTTAATAAAGTTAAAACCCAAAATAAGAATGGTGAGAGCTACGACAGCCAACACACCTATTTTGAATTCATCAGAAAGTTTCATAGTGTGGAAAATTTGGTCAAAAATAGGAAAAGTTTAAGCAGGTATTCCGGTGTATATAGAAGGAATGAACCGGACTTTTTCTGAATGCTGGCTACATGATCTCTGCTATATTTTTTACTGCTAACGTAGTTTGCCCGGTTTGGTTGATCATTGACGCAGCGAAAAATGATAAGTAACGAAGATTCATGTGGATTGAAATCATAAGTTGCCAGTCGCATAAAGCAAATTCCACTTGACATTTCCGGGTAAGCAGCCCTGCCGGGAATTGCCGGGCAATCAATTATCGCTGGCTTCCATTTCTGCTTTATAATCTTTAAAAGCGCGGTAAATGGCAGAAGCCATGTAAACCTGTCCAAGATCGGTTTCAAGAAACTTCCTGTCGTTGTCATTCGTAATGAAACCGGTCTCTACCAGCACCGAGGGCATGGTCGCTTTCCAGAGCACAATAAATCCTGCTTGCTTCACGCCCCGGCTGTGGCGGTTTACCCGCTCGCTGAACTGCTGCTCAATTTTGGAGGCCAGGTTCAGGCTTTGATTGAGATACGCATTTTGGTACAGGGAAAAAATAATATGCGCTTCAGGAGAATTAGGATCAAAGCCGTCATATTTTGTTGAATAATCCTCCTCCATGAGGATCACCGAGTTTTCCCGTTTTGCCACGTCAAGGTTGCCATCACTTTTGTGCAATCCCATGGCATAAGTTTCAGTGCCGATGGCTGATTTGCTGGCGGCTGAGTTTACATGGATGGAAATAAATACATCGGCATTGTGGCGATTGGCCAGTGCAGAGCGCTCATTCAGTTCGATAAATTCATCCTTATCGCGGGTGTAGACCACCTTCACATCCTCAATATTTTCCTGGATAATTTTGCCCAGCTTCAGCGCAACATTCAGGGCGATCTGCTTTTCCTGCACTTTGGCATATTGACATCCGGGGTCATGGCCACCATGGCCGGCATCTATTACCACCGTTCTGACATAGTATTTGCTATCATTCAAACTCCCGAAAGAGGACAGCAGGAAAAAGACGCAGATCAATGAAAACACCGGGAATATTCTTCTCATGACAACGTTTACTTTTTTCTTTGCATCTGGAAAAACAATAATTAACCCACAGTTACAGAATTTTTTGAAATGCCATTAATATTAGGCACAACCGGCTCTTTTGGCTAATATGATACGCTTACCAAATATTCAAAAAACATAGCAAAATTATTATAAGAACAAAATAGCTTGAACTCCTGCCCGGCCAACTTATCCACACTTTTTGTTATTAACCTGATCCTGTTCATCGTTGCTCCTGCACAGGGGAAAGAAGGGGAGCGTATACTTACCCCTCAGCTCTTTACCAACGCTACGTTTCCCGTGCAAATTTACCAGTCCTTTCCTCCTGACACGATTCCGCCCGATACGCTGGACTTTGGTGCTGACAGCCTGGGAAGGGACACAACCTTCCAGGATTCCCTGGACCTTAGTTCTTCAGCATTTGATTCACCCGTGCCTTACTCGGCAGACGACTCCATCCGGTACGACCTGAAGAAACGCAGGGTGCATTTTTATGGAAACGCCAAAGTGAAATATCAAAAGATTGAACTGCAGGCGGCTCATATCTATCTGACTCTGGACAGTGCAACAGTGTATGCTGAAGGAGTGGAAGACAGCATGGGCGTGCTAACGGGCAACCCGGTCTTTATAGAAGGCGCAAGGGAATTCAAGGCCAAACGGATGGCCTATAATTTTGATACTAAAAAGGGAAAGAGCTATGAGATCATAACGCAGGAAGGCGAAGGCTTCCTCCATGCAGAGGAGGCGAAGAAGGACAGCAATGACGTGCTGTACGTTCGCCATGCGGCCTACACTACCTGCGACCTTGAACATCCGCACTACTATATCTCCACCGGCAGAGCCAAGGTAATGCCCGGAAAGCAGATCGTAACGGGGCCGGCCAACCTTGTGGTGGCAGACGTTCCTCTTCCATTGGCCATTCCA includes:
- a CDS encoding DUF4295 family protein; amino-acid sequence: MAKTISKMQKKGAKDWVKVIVSEISPKSGKYTFKERIIPKDMVKEYVKK
- the rpmG gene encoding 50S ribosomal protein L33 → MAKKGNRVQVILECTEQKTTSIPGTSRYITTKNRKNTPERLELKKYNSIMRKHTVHKEIK
- the rpmB gene encoding 50S ribosomal protein L28 yields the protein MSRVCELTGKKAMFGNKVSHSNSKTRRRFYPNLQDKKFYIPELKKTVALRISTKAMRTIDKKGIYNFIMELEKKGKKIL
- the ftsY gene encoding signal recognition particle-docking protein FtsY, with translation MFDFFKGKKNKPRPEEGEKKTLDEGLEKTRSTFFNKLGKALAGKTTVDVEFLDELEEILVQADVSVNTTIKIIERLETRVAKDRYLNSAELNKLLKDEISKLLAENNQPVYREFSIPADKKPYVILVVGVNGVGKTTTIGKLAHQLQAQGYKVLLGAADTFRAAAVDQIKIWSERVGVPLISRGMGADPAAVAYDSVQSGLSQGADVVIIDTAGRLHNKVNLMNELSKVKNVMKKLMPDAPHEILLVLDASTGQNAIEQAKQFMAATQVNALALTKLDGTAKGGVVIGIIDQFQIPVKYIGIGEKMQDLRVFNREDFIDSLFAGKV
- a CDS encoding N-acetylmuramoyl-L-alanine amidase, which encodes MRRIFPVFSLICVFFLLSSFGSLNDSKYYVRTVVIDAGHGGHDPGCQYAKVQEKQIALNVALKLGKIIQENIEDVKVVYTRDKDEFIELNERSALANRHNADVFISIHVNSAASKSAIGTETYAMGLHKSDGNLDVAKRENSVILMEEDYSTKYDGFDPNSPEAHIIFSLYQNAYLNQSLNLASKIEQQFSERVNRHSRGVKQAGFIVLWKATMPSVLVETGFITNDNDRKFLETDLGQVYMASAIYRAFKDYKAEMEASDN
- a CDS encoding MlaD family protein, whose amino-acid sequence is MKLSDEFKIGVLAVVALTILILGFNFIKGNDLFKSTKKLYSSYQKINGLSVSDPVFMYGYQVGKVESIEVIEYGVNPRILISFSIRDEANIAHNSVARIFSTDLLGTKALEVVPGESMSFVEDGDTIAGDIEVSLTESINEVLNPLQQKTVSLIGSLDSLLGIFQEVLDTNTKADIEGSFRSIAQTLKNVENTTSTFDRMATSESVKLSRILTTVEQISTKLNSNLDTFTIINNNLAQISDSLAATDFKGTVERAYAALEEVEDILIKVNNGEGSLGMLVNDPKLYQNLEAATRDLDNLVLDIKKNPHRYLNFSVLSFGGGGNNKDK